The sequence GACAGTTATGGGTAGCAACCAGGATGAAATGAGCGTGAGCCTACAGGCCATCTCCCAACAGCTTGAGACCCTGCGTCACCAAATTCACAAGCGCCAGAGACAGTTCAACCGCTGGCATAATTTGGAGGAAGTATTTGTCtcagggagggaggaggaaaaagCTGCAAGGAAGAAATGTGATTACCTTTTAGAAGAAGTGTGGAAACTCAGCGAAAGGGTCCAAAATTACGGCATTGTTGAGGCTTTgtataaagaaacaaaagctTCAAATGAGGCGATGGACCTGCAGCGTCAAACTCTGCAACAAACGGTTAGAGATCTCAAAAACCGTCTGAACAACTTTGATGAGGTGAAAGAAGAATATGAGGTCGTGAGACAAGAGCACGAGGAGCTACAGAGTGAGATTTACTACCTGCAGAACGACCTCCAAAATGAGACTAGTGTGGACACAATGTGTGCTGCATTAAAACGGCAGACAGAGGCAATGAGCCAGCAAAACACCGCCCTGCAAAGCCAGCTCCTGGAGCTCAAGGAGAGGCATCGGCAATCCTACAACGATGCAAAAGCCGAGAAAGAGGCGATTAGCCAGCAGAATGAGGCTTTGCGACATCAGATTCAGGAGATGCACAACAATATCCAGAATGATAACAATTTGGAGGAAGAGATAGAGGCAGTCAAGGCATTAAATGAACACATGAGCTGTGAAAACAATGCCTTGCTCCAGGAATTCCAGTCTCTCAAAAATAAATCGGACAATTTAAACATCTGGCGTGACTTGTACAAGGAAACAATGGACCGCATGGACGTTTTGAAGAAAGACAACGATAATTTGAATCAGCAAATCCAAGTCGTAAACGACCAGCTCAGgattaaaagacatttaaagaacaATTACGTAGAACTGGAAGCTGAAGAGAAAGTTTTGCAGGCAcaaaaccgagccctgggtaaaACCCAttctaatgtttttaaaaagcttctgAATGAAGAAGACTGGAAGCACAAATATGAAGATCTGAAACAACAGACAGACGACTTGATGCTCCAGAACAACAAAGCCACTGAGGAAATCCAAAACTTCAATGACAACCTCATAGTTTTGAATGCATTTAAGGTGAATTATAAAGCCCTGAAGGCAGAGAAAATAGTTCTCACAAACCAGAAGAACACTCTGCAGAAAGAACTCCAGAAGCTGGAGAAAAAGTTCTCCAACGAAGAAACTCTGGAGGAACGAAATAACAAGTTGAAGTCAGAGAACGAAGCAGTGAGCCAAGAAAACAGCGCTCTGCAGCTTAAAGTTCAGGAGCTCGGCAACACACTCCGAGGTGAGAGCGTTTGGGCCAACACATTCAATTCCCTGAAAGTGGAGAAAAACACCTTGAACCGGATGAATAAGGCCCTTCAGAAAGAACTACAGAAGATTAATAAAAAGGTGGAAAACGAAAAAGCTCTGGAGGGGAAGTGTACAGCGATGAGGTTGAAGATGGAGAACAACCGCAGACAGCAGGACTCCCTGAAAGAAGAAATCAGCTCCCAGATGTGATACTGTGGGGTCATATTTTGGTAGCATGGAGTCCCCCTGTCCCCCTATGCTGGCGAATATTCCTAAAACTTTATTAATCCATGCAGTGATTGCATGGATTTACTCCAAGTCCCCCCAACGTCCAACACACTTTCTCAGTTTGGCAAATATTCCATGCAGTGATTGCATAGGTTTACTCCAAGTCCCCTGGTTCCCTCCCACACCAAAAAAACTTTCCTAATGTTAGAAGTTCATCAATTCTTGCAGTGACTGCATTTGTTTACACCTGGTTTTGTTGgctattttattaataaaaataaaaatttaattgaaGTTTCTGTTTTGATGTGTCTCTCCTTATCATGTACGAGGTCGACTTGAACAGCTcagaaacattgttttagcctttCATACTTGGTGACTGTTTTCTGTTTAGGGGGTTACGAGTCCCCAGCTGTTAAAATGTAAGTTATTAATATGTATTCATTTAACTAAGTCTAATTGCATTAACGGTATTGGGGTTTTACAACGGTCTATTTTTAAgaaggtcaaaaaaaaaaaaaatatatatatatatatatatatatataaagccaCCACTATAGGCTGTTTTCTCAAAATGTTAAAAGTCCACTGTAGTAGCATTAACATATTCCGCTATATTCAAGGTTTTTATAGAGGGGTTTGTTCATAAGTCATCCAAAGCTTGATTTATATGAC comes from Etheostoma spectabile isolate EspeVRDwgs_2016 chromosome 19, UIUC_Espe_1.0, whole genome shotgun sequence and encodes:
- the LOC116707061 gene encoding kinesin-related protein 4-like; the encoded protein is MAHPQEPTVMGSNQDEMSVSLQAISQQLETLRHQIHKRQRQFNRWHNLEEVFVSGREEEKAARKKCDYLLEEVWKLSERVQNYGIVEALYKETKASNEAMDLQRQTLQQTVRDLKNRLNNFDEVKEEYEVVRQEHEELQSEIYYLQNDLQNETSVDTMCAALKRQTEAMSQQNTALQSQLLELKERHRQSYNDAKAEKEEEIEAVKALNEHMSCENNALLQEFQSLKNKSDNLNIWRDLYKETMDRMDVLKKDNDNLNQQIQVVNDQLRIKRHLKNNYVELEAEEKVLQAQNRALGKTHSNVFKKLLNEEDWKHKYEDLKQQTDDLMLQNNKATEEIQNFNDNLIVLNAFKVNYKALKAEKIVLTNQKNTLQKELQKLEKKFSNEETLEERNNKLKSENEAVSQENSALQLKVQELGNTLRGESVWANTFNSLKVEKNTLNRMNKALQKELQKINKKVENEKALEGKCTAMRLKMENNRRQQDSLKEEISSQM